The Megalops cyprinoides isolate fMegCyp1 chromosome 12, fMegCyp1.pri, whole genome shotgun sequence genome contains a region encoding:
- the rdh12 gene encoding retinol dehydrogenase 12, with the protein MFLLLIAGIGVVALLLIVLAPHIRKYAAGGVCLSKARLDGKTVLITGANTGIGKETAWDLAARGARVILACRDVEKGEEAAAEIRSNVSGAQVEVQELDLADTCSIRAFAQRFLREVNHLHVLINNAGVMMCPYMKTADGFEMQLGVNHLGHFLLTYLLIGLLKRSAPARIVVVSSLAHNFGWIRFHDLMSLGSYNSGLAYCQSKLANVLFTRELARRLEGSGVTVNSVHPGSVRSELVRHSTMMSLLFTIFSIFLKTPREGAQTSVYCAVAEELHSISGKHFSDCTPAFVAPQGRNEKTARRLWDVSCKLLGIEWD; encoded by the exons ATGTTCTTATTACTAATAGCAGGCATTGGAGTGGTTGCTCTCTTGTTGATTGTGTTGGCGCCTCATATAAG GAAGTATGCAGCTGGTGGGGTATGTCTGTCTAAGGCTCGGCTGGATGGGAAAACTGTGCTGATCACCGGAGCAAATACTGGGATCGGGAAGGAAACTGCATGGGATTTGGCAGCACGCG GGGCACGTGTGATTCTGGCATGTCGGGATgtggagaaaggggaggaggcGGCAGCTGAGATCCGCTCCAATGTCAGTGGGGCGCAGGTCGAGGTGCAAGAGCTCGACTTGGCTGACACCTGCTCCATACGGGCCTTCGCACAGAGATTCCTCAGAG AGGTGAATCATCTGCACGTGCTAATAAACAATGCAGGGGTGATGATGTGCCCTTATATGAAGACTGCAGACGGCTTTGAGATGCAGCTTGGCGTCAACCACCTGG GCCACTTCCTGTTGACGTACCTCCTGATTGGTCTGCTGAAGCGCAGTGCACCCGCACGCATCGTCGTTGTCTCCTCTCTGGCGCACAACTTTGGCTGGATCCGCTTCCATGACCTCATGAGCCTGGGCAGCTATAACAGCGGCCTTGCCTACTGCCAGAGTAAGCTGGCCAACGTGCTGTTCACACGGGAGCTCGCACGCAGGCTTGAAG GCTCTGGAGTGACAGTTAATTCAGTACATCCAGGATCGGTGCGCTCGGAGTTGGTCCGACACTCCACCATGATGTCCCTGCTTTTTACAATCTTCTCCATCTTCCTGAAGACGCCCCGGGAGGGGGCGCAGACGTCTGTGTACTGTGCTGTGGCTGAGGAGCTGCACTCCATCTCTGGAAAGCATTTCAG TGACTGCACTCCTGCTTTTGTGGCTCCCCAGGGCAGGAATGAGAAGACAGCACGGAGACTGTGGGACGTCAGCTGCAAGCTACTCGGCATTGAGTGGGACTGA
- the vti1b gene encoding vesicle transport through interaction with t-SNAREs homolog 1B, which produces MSSEEFEKLHEIYRSLYDELKLMPDRASRCHGEEKKRLVRLFDERFGEAEEVLQGMDKELLGAPSTFRNAMTTKIRLYRRDLGKLQRDMKSTDLGLGFPGRLGDGRHSVYASQNEQSTQVQSQRALLLQGTESLNNASQSIERSQRIAVETDHIGRDIIEELGEQREQLDRTRDRLVHTGENLSRSRKILRSMSRRLVTNKLLLSVIILMELAILGAVVYLKFFRSK; this is translated from the exons ATGTCATCGGAGGAGTTTGAAAAGTTGCATGAGATATACAGATCTCTATACGACGAACTGAAACTGATGCCAGACCGAGCTTCGCGATGTCACGGAG AGGAAAAGAAGCGGTTGGTGAGACTCTTCGATGAGAGATTTGGAGAGGCAGAAGAAGTG CTGCAGGGCATGGATAAGGAGTTGCTCGGTGCTCCCTCAACCTTCCGAAACGCAATGACCACCAAGATCCGCCTGTACCGCAGAGACTTGGGCAAGTTACAGCGTGACATGAAGAGCACTGACCTGGGACTTGGGTTCCCAGGTCGCTTAGGAGACGGCAGGCACAGTGTCTATGCATCTCAGAATGAACAAAGT ACACAGGTGCAGTCACAGCGTGCCCTGCTACTCCAGGGCACAGAGTCTCTGAACAACGCCTCACAGAGCATTGAGCGCAGCCAGCGCATCGCTGTGGAGACTGACCACATTGGCAGGGACATCATCGAGGAGCTGGGCGAGCAGAGGGAGCAGCTGGACCGCACCCGGGATCGG CTGGTTCACACTGGAGAGAATCTCAGCCGAAGTCGCAAGATCCTGCGCTCCATGTCCCGCAG ACTGGTGACAAAcaagctgctgctgtctgtcatcATTCTGATGGAGCTGGCCATCCTGGGTGCGGTGGTCTACCTCAAATTTTTCCGGAGTAAGTAG